In Mycolicibacterium phocaicum, one DNA window encodes the following:
- the eutC gene encoding ethanolamine ammonia-lyase subunit EutC — MTMTEDLAIQEFWDELRKTTQARIGLGRAGNALPTREVLELSAAHAAARDAVHEPLDVEALAARVREIGIGEPAVVRSQAESRSEYLRRPDLGRLPATPMDVPETPADIGFVLADGLSPYALAKHGPALLAELVARLGDQYTLAPPVIATQARVALGDHVGAAAKVRTLLVIIGERPGLSVADSLGIYLTHLPMPGRTDADRNCISNIHPPEGLGYAEAATVAAGLVSGARALGRSGVDLKDTSRDTSLEAPSAAELT; from the coding sequence ATGACGATGACCGAAGATCTTGCCATTCAAGAGTTCTGGGACGAGCTCCGCAAGACCACGCAGGCCCGCATCGGGCTGGGCCGCGCCGGTAACGCGTTGCCCACCCGCGAGGTCCTCGAACTGTCCGCGGCCCACGCCGCCGCCCGCGACGCCGTGCACGAGCCGCTCGACGTCGAGGCCCTCGCGGCCCGTGTCCGGGAGATCGGGATCGGCGAACCGGCGGTGGTGCGCAGCCAGGCCGAGTCCCGTAGCGAGTACCTGCGCCGTCCCGATCTGGGCCGGCTGCCGGCGACGCCCATGGACGTCCCGGAAACCCCGGCCGATATCGGCTTCGTCCTGGCCGACGGGCTCTCGCCCTATGCCCTGGCCAAGCACGGTCCGGCGCTGCTCGCCGAGCTCGTGGCGCGGCTGGGCGACCAGTACACGCTGGCGCCGCCGGTGATCGCCACGCAGGCCCGCGTGGCGCTCGGCGACCACGTCGGCGCGGCGGCGAAAGTGCGCACGCTGCTGGTGATCATCGGGGAGCGGCCGGGCCTGTCGGTGGCCGACAGCCTGGGCATCTACCTGACGCACCTGCCGATGCCGGGGCGCACCGACGCCGACCGCAACTGCATCTCGAACATCCACCCGCCCGAGGGGCTCGGCTACGCCGAGGCCGCGACGGTCGCGGCGGGGTTGGTGTCGGGTGCCCGCGCGCTGGGCCGGTCCGGCGTCGACCTCAAGGACACCTCCCGCGACACCTCCCTGGAAGCGCCCAGCGCCGCCGAACTCACCTGA
- a CDS encoding ethanolamine ammonia-lyase subunit EutB produces MKYHQRISGVNHTFDGLVDLMAKATPLRSGDELAGCAAHNDAERAAAAWALAELPLDTFLNDAVVPYETDEVTRLIIDSHDQQAFSEISHLTVGGFRDWLLDAVAGDDAAAKIAAVAPGITPEMAAAVSKIMRNQDLIAVTAATQVHAAFRSTIGLPGTLATRLQPNHPTDDPRGIAAAVLDGLLMGCGDAVIGINPATDSPQATADLLHLLDNIRSRYDIPAQSCVLSHITTTIGLIEAGAPVDLVFQSVAGTEGANKAFGVDMALLREGNEAGQSLNRGTVGNNVMYLETGQGSALSSGAHLGTGGRPVDQQTLETRAYGVARALDPLLVNTVVGFIGPEYLYDGRQIIRAGLEDHFCGKLLGLPMGVDVCYTNHAEADQNDMDTLLTLLAAAGCAFVITVPGADDVMLGYQSLSFHDVVAVRRTLGLKPAPEFDAWLKKVGMTDDAGKLTKFDLQRSALRALTAAG; encoded by the coding sequence ATGAAGTACCACCAGCGGATTTCGGGGGTGAACCACACCTTCGACGGGCTTGTGGATTTGATGGCCAAGGCCACGCCGCTGCGTTCCGGTGATGAACTCGCCGGGTGCGCGGCCCACAACGACGCCGAGCGGGCTGCCGCGGCGTGGGCACTGGCCGAGCTTCCGCTGGACACCTTCCTCAATGACGCGGTGGTGCCGTACGAGACCGACGAGGTCACCCGCCTGATCATCGATTCGCATGACCAGCAAGCGTTTTCGGAAATCTCTCACCTGACGGTGGGAGGTTTCCGGGACTGGCTGCTGGACGCGGTGGCCGGCGACGACGCCGCCGCCAAGATCGCGGCCGTCGCGCCCGGCATCACGCCGGAGATGGCGGCAGCGGTCTCCAAGATCATGCGGAACCAGGACCTGATCGCCGTCACCGCGGCCACCCAGGTGCACGCGGCCTTCCGCAGCACCATTGGGTTGCCGGGCACCCTGGCCACCCGGCTGCAGCCCAACCACCCGACCGACGATCCGCGCGGCATCGCCGCCGCCGTGCTCGACGGACTCCTGATGGGGTGCGGTGACGCCGTCATCGGCATCAACCCGGCCACCGACTCGCCGCAGGCCACCGCCGACCTGTTGCACCTGCTCGACAACATCCGCAGCCGCTACGACATCCCGGCGCAGTCGTGCGTGCTGTCGCACATCACCACCACGATCGGCCTCATCGAGGCCGGCGCCCCGGTGGACCTGGTGTTCCAGTCGGTGGCGGGCACCGAAGGCGCCAACAAGGCCTTCGGTGTCGACATGGCGCTGCTGCGCGAAGGCAACGAGGCCGGCCAGTCCCTGAACCGCGGGACCGTCGGCAACAACGTCATGTACCTGGAGACGGGGCAGGGCTCGGCGCTCAGCTCGGGTGCGCACCTCGGTACCGGCGGCCGGCCCGTCGATCAGCAGACGCTGGAAACCCGCGCCTACGGTGTCGCCCGGGCGCTGGACCCGCTGCTGGTCAACACCGTCGTCGGCTTCATCGGTCCGGAGTACCTGTACGACGGCCGGCAGATCATCCGGGCCGGGCTCGAGGACCACTTCTGTGGCAAGCTGCTCGGTCTGCCGATGGGCGTCGACGTCTGCTACACCAACCACGCCGAAGCCGATCAGAACGACATGGACACGCTGCTCACGCTGCTGGCCGCGGCGGGTTGCGCCTTCGTCATCACGGTGCCCGGCGCCGACGACGTCATGCTCGGCTACCAGAGTCTGTCGTTCCACGATGTCGTGGCGGTCCGGCGCACCCTCGGGCTGAAGCCGGCGCCGGAGTTCGACGCCTGGCTCAAGAAGGTCGGCATGACCGACGACGCCGGCAAGCTGACCAAGTTCGATCTGCAGCGCTCGGCGCTGCGGGCGCTCACCGCGGCGGGATGA
- a CDS encoding HAD family hydrolase: protein MPRITRLASAAALAGLLVMSGCSSHDSTSVAQSSAADKPSCRTLAQNSGWYGDNRDRIDAMLTKLGTCGAAGSVSAGAPLALFDWDNTIVKNDIGDATFFWMVRNGKLRAPADGNWASTSPFLTPQAAAALTRACAAARPGQPMPTDTDAACADELVSVYTDAKTKAGEPAFAGFNARRMEPAYAWAAQMQAGWREADVVEFAKTARKENLEAPAGTEQKIGSGTETGWVRYYPQMRDLVETLHANGFDVRVISASPELIARVWAEELNIPADHVMGVRTERDGDVFTSRLASCGGETAITYIEGKRCRVNEEVFGVKGAAAFDQLPEPKRAAFAAGDSDTDVTFLTDATALRLVLNRNKTELMCTAYDNAGGNWLVNPMFIDPKKQGDPYACATKGYIEPSGAKGPLHRPDGSVVPDQQDRVY from the coding sequence GTGCCCCGCATCACCCGACTGGCCTCCGCCGCTGCGCTGGCCGGCCTCCTCGTCATGTCAGGCTGCAGCAGCCACGACAGCACCTCGGTCGCGCAATCGTCGGCCGCCGACAAGCCGTCGTGCCGGACGCTCGCCCAGAACTCTGGCTGGTACGGCGACAACCGTGATCGGATCGACGCCATGCTCACCAAGCTGGGCACCTGCGGCGCGGCCGGTTCGGTGAGTGCGGGCGCGCCTCTGGCGTTGTTCGACTGGGACAACACCATCGTCAAGAACGACATCGGCGACGCCACGTTCTTCTGGATGGTGCGCAACGGCAAGCTGCGGGCGCCTGCCGATGGCAACTGGGCGTCCACCAGCCCGTTCCTGACGCCGCAGGCTGCCGCGGCCCTGACCCGCGCCTGTGCCGCGGCCAGGCCGGGTCAACCGATGCCGACCGACACCGACGCCGCGTGCGCCGACGAACTCGTGTCGGTCTACACCGACGCCAAGACGAAGGCGGGGGAGCCCGCGTTCGCCGGCTTCAACGCGCGCCGCATGGAACCGGCGTACGCGTGGGCCGCGCAGATGCAGGCCGGGTGGCGCGAAGCCGACGTGGTCGAGTTCGCGAAGACGGCCCGCAAGGAGAACCTCGAGGCCCCGGCCGGGACCGAGCAGAAGATCGGCAGCGGCACCGAGACCGGCTGGGTCCGCTACTACCCGCAGATGCGCGACCTTGTGGAGACCTTGCACGCCAACGGATTCGATGTCCGGGTCATCTCGGCGTCGCCGGAACTGATCGCCCGGGTGTGGGCCGAAGAGCTGAACATCCCGGCCGATCACGTGATGGGCGTGAGGACCGAACGCGACGGTGATGTGTTCACCTCACGACTGGCGTCGTGCGGCGGCGAAACTGCCATCACCTACATCGAGGGCAAGCGCTGCCGGGTCAACGAAGAGGTGTTCGGCGTCAAGGGCGCCGCCGCTTTCGACCAGCTGCCCGAGCCCAAGCGCGCCGCCTTCGCCGCGGGGGACTCGGATACCGACGTCACGTTCCTGACCGACGCCACCGCGCTGCGGCTGGTGCTCAACCGGAACAAGACCGAGCTGATGTGCACCGCCTACGACAACGCCGGTGGGAACTGGCTTGTCAACCCGATGTTCATCGACCCCAAGAAGCAGGGCG